In Meleagris gallopavo isolate NT-WF06-2002-E0010 breed Aviagen turkey brand Nicholas breeding stock chromosome 3, Turkey_5.1, whole genome shotgun sequence, one DNA window encodes the following:
- the LOC104910145 gene encoding tubulin beta chain — MSATFIGNSTAIQELFKRISEQFTAMFRRKAFLHWYTGEGMDEMEFTEAESNMNDLVSEYQQYQDATADEQGEFEEEGEEDEA, encoded by the coding sequence ATGTCCGCCACCTTCATAGGGAACAGCACGGCCATCCAGGAGCTCTTCAAGAGGATCTCGGAGCAGTTCACGGCCATGTTCCGGCGCAAGGCCTTCTTGCACTGGTACACGGGCGAGGGCATGGATGAGATGGAGTTCACGGAGGCAGAGAGCAACATGAATGACCTGGTCTCGGAGTACCAGCAGTACCAGGATGCCACTGCTGATGAGCAGGGTGAATttgaagaggaaggagaggaggatgAGGCATGA